One Conger conger chromosome 18, fConCon1.1, whole genome shotgun sequence DNA window includes the following coding sequences:
- the LOC133118294 gene encoding ornithine aminotransferase, mitochondrial-like has translation MLSRLLSSALVRLEPALFRGVHTGIRPASTTAAHQKRVERPLSAEEVYAREEKYGAHNYHPLPVALERGEGIHVWDVEGRRYYDFLSAYSAVNQGHCHPKIIAALNGQASRLTLTSRAFYNDVLGEYEEFVTSLFGYHKVLPMNTGVEAGETACKLARKWAYNVKGVPKNKAKIIFAEGNFWGRTMAAISSSTDPSSYEGFGPFMPGFELVPYNDLPALERALQDPNVAAFMVEPIQGEAGVVVPEPGYLTRVRELCSQHNVLFIADEVQTGLARTGRRLAVDHEVVRPDLVMLGKALSGGVYPVSAVLCDDEVMLTIKPGEHGSTYGGNPLACRIAIAALEVLEEEKLAENADKMGQLLRAELRKLPDDIVTTVRGKGLLNAIVIKETKDYDAWKVCLRLRDNGLLAKPTHGDIIRFAPPLIIKEDEIRECSDIIKKTILSF, from the exons ATGCTGTCCAGGCTGCTGAGCAGTGCGCTCGTCCGGCTGGAGCCGGCGCTCTTCCGGGGCGTTCACACGGGGATCCGCCCCGCCTCCACCACTGCCGCCCACCAAAAACGCGTGGAGCGCCCCCTGTCTGCGGAGGAGGTGTACGCTCGCGAGGAAAAATACGGAGCACACAATTACCACCCCCTCCCTGTGGctctggagagaggagaag GCATCCACGTGTGGGACGTTGAAGGGCGCAGGTACTACGACTTCCTGAGCGCCTACAGTGCGGTGAACCAGGGCCACTGCCACCCCAAAATCATCGCCGCGCTCAACGGCCAGGCCTCCCGCCTCACGCTCACCTCCCGGGCCTTCTACAACGACGTCCTGGGCGAGTACGAGGAGTTCGTCACCAGCCTGTTCGGCTACCACAAGGTCCTGCCCATGAACACAG GTGTTGAAGCGGGGGAAACAGCCTGTAAACTGGCCCGGAAATGGGCGTACAATGTAAAGGGCGTTCCGAAGAACAAAGCCAAGATTATCTTCGCAG AGGGAAACTTTTGGGGGCGCACAATGGCGGCCATCTCCAGCTCCACAGACCCCAGCAGCTACGAGGGGTTCGGCCCCTTCATGCCCGGGTTCGAGCTCGTTCCTTACAACGACCTGCCAGCACTGGAG CGGGCCCTGCAGGACCCTAACGTGGCAGCCTTCATGGTGGAGCCCATCCAGGGAGAGGCTGGGGTGGTGGTACCAGAACCAGGGTACCTGACCAGAGTGAGGGAGCTGTGTAGTCAGCACAAT GTTCTGTTCATCGCTGACGAGGTGCAGACGGGCCTTGCGCGTACGGGCCGGAGGCTGGCTGTAGACCACGAGGTGGTGCGTCCGGACCTGGTGATGCTGGGGAAGGCGCTTTCCGGAGGAGTCTATCCG GTGTCTGCGGTGCTGTGTGATGATGAGGTCATGCTGACCATCAAGCCCGGGGAGCACGGCTCCACTTACGGAGGAAACCCCCTGGCCTGCCGCATCGCCATCGCTGCCCTGgag gttctggaggaggagaagtTGGCAGAGAACGCTGATAAGATGGGCCAGCTCCTGAGGGCGGAGCTGAGGAAACTGCCCGACGACATCGTCACCACGGTGCGGGGGAAAGGCCTACTCAACGCCATCGTCATCAAGGAGACAAAAG ACTACGACGCCTGGAAGGTGTGCCTGCGCCTTCGAGACAACGGCCTCCTGGCTAAACCCACGCACGGCGACATCATCAGATTTGCCCCGCCCCTCATCATCAAGGAGGATGAGATCAGAGagtgcagtgacatcatcaagaagACCATTCTGTCCTTCTGA